In one window of Holophagales bacterium DNA:
- a CDS encoding MCE family protein, whose amino-acid sequence MNATAKIGLFALAVLLALAVLVLKIEDLPFPGKERSASAEVTFTDVAGLDDKSAVRIAGVRVGKVDGIRLLPDGTAVARLVFDGDVELRDGAWGQVKNLGMLGDKYVDLFAGDPAKPRLPEGARIPGRVPVEFDELTKLASDIGKDVKELTGALAGSMGGETGEAKINRIVDNVGALAEQLKNLVESNRQNVDVTMANLREFSSSIRETLARLDRILDENRSGVKGSVANIEDLSGKLKISADNLSSITGKLDSGQGTMGKLLNDETAHDNLNEALTSIKTGVESLNTTLTRINRIELDLGFYGEYATRTEAWKGAFRVDVTPRENKFYRIEMIGLEDGRRVDETYRYETSVDGGPPTVVTTKVTRTEDKFGFSAQLGYRFKDTTLRAGLIESRGGVAIDQHLLKNQLLLTGEAWDFGRPEGNAQVKLFGQWQTRGAVFVRGGVTDIINPAGRSFFFGAGIRWKDEDIKTLLPAALSAF is encoded by the coding sequence ATGAACGCGACCGCCAAGATCGGCCTTTTCGCGCTGGCCGTCCTGCTGGCGCTGGCCGTTCTCGTCCTGAAGATCGAGGACCTGCCTTTCCCCGGCAAGGAGCGCTCCGCCTCGGCGGAGGTCACCTTCACCGACGTGGCCGGGCTCGACGACAAGTCGGCGGTGCGGATCGCGGGAGTGAGGGTCGGGAAGGTCGATGGCATCCGCCTCCTGCCGGACGGCACGGCCGTGGCACGGCTCGTCTTCGACGGAGACGTCGAGCTGCGCGACGGGGCGTGGGGCCAGGTGAAGAACCTCGGAATGCTCGGAGACAAGTACGTCGACCTCTTCGCGGGGGACCCCGCGAAGCCGCGCCTCCCCGAGGGGGCCCGGATTCCCGGGCGCGTCCCGGTGGAGTTCGACGAGCTGACGAAGCTGGCGAGCGACATCGGCAAGGACGTCAAGGAGCTGACGGGCGCTCTGGCCGGATCCATGGGAGGCGAGACGGGTGAGGCGAAGATCAACCGGATCGTCGACAACGTCGGGGCGCTCGCCGAACAGCTGAAGAACCTCGTGGAGTCGAACCGGCAGAACGTCGACGTGACGATGGCGAACCTGCGCGAGTTCTCTTCGTCGATCCGGGAGACGCTCGCGCGCCTCGACAGGATCCTCGACGAGAACAGGTCGGGGGTGAAGGGGTCCGTCGCGAACATCGAGGACCTGTCGGGGAAGCTGAAGATCTCCGCCGACAACCTGAGCTCGATCACCGGCAAGCTCGACAGCGGGCAGGGGACGATGGGCAAGCTCCTGAACGACGAGACGGCGCACGACAACCTGAACGAGGCGCTCACGTCGATCAAGACGGGCGTCGAGTCGTTGAACACGACGCTCACGCGGATCAACCGGATCGAGCTCGACCTCGGCTTCTACGGCGAGTACGCGACCCGGACCGAGGCGTGGAAGGGCGCGTTCCGCGTCGACGTGACGCCGCGCGAGAACAAGTTCTACCGCATCGAGATGATCGGCCTCGAGGATGGGAGGCGGGTCGACGAGACGTACCGCTACGAGACGAGCGTCGACGGCGGTCCGCCGACCGTCGTGACGACGAAGGTCACGCGGACCGAGGACAAATTCGGCTTCTCGGCCCAGCTCGGATACCGCTTCAAGGACACGACGCTGAGGGCCGGACTCATCGAGTCGCGCGGCGGCGTCGCGATCGACCAGCACCTCCTGAAGAACCAGCTCCTGCTCACGGGCGAAGCGTGGGACTTCGGCCGGCCGGAAGGCAATGCCCAGGTGAAGCTCTTCGGCCAGTGGCAGACACGGGGCGCGGTCTTCGTTCGCGGCGGCGTCACCGACATCATCAACCCCGCGGGCCGTTCGTTCTTCTTCGGTGCCGGGATCCGCTGGAAGGACGAGGACATCAAGACGCTCCTGCCGGCCGCCCTCAGCGCCTTCTGA
- a CDS encoding ATP-binding cassette domain-containing protein: MRLSGVGKSFGTKVVLDGLDLSVAKGDSIVILGKSGTGKSVLLKHMIGLLAPDAGTVEIEGEDFWATSRSRRDEIRRRFGMSFQEGALFDSMTVGENIAFPLKRHTKMSPDEVRARVAECLALVRLHGIESKRPSELSGGMRRRVGFARAIALQPEVLLFDEPTTGLDPITTDVLARVMIDLRDRMNPTMVTITHDLKVAFEVAERVALLDRGKILVDLPPREFEASDDPRVRAFVRGDGSEDGESSFPEEATA; encoded by the coding sequence ATCCGCCTCTCGGGAGTCGGGAAGAGCTTCGGGACGAAGGTCGTCCTCGACGGGCTCGACCTGTCGGTCGCGAAGGGGGATTCGATCGTCATCCTCGGCAAGTCGGGCACCGGCAAGAGCGTCCTCCTCAAGCACATGATCGGGCTCCTGGCTCCCGACGCCGGGACGGTCGAGATCGAGGGCGAGGATTTCTGGGCCACCTCGCGCTCCCGGCGCGACGAGATCCGCCGCCGATTCGGGATGTCCTTCCAGGAGGGGGCGCTCTTCGACTCGATGACCGTCGGGGAGAACATCGCCTTTCCCCTCAAACGGCACACGAAGATGAGTCCCGACGAGGTGCGGGCGCGCGTGGCGGAGTGCCTCGCGCTCGTGAGGCTCCACGGGATCGAGAGCAAGCGCCCGTCCGAGCTCTCCGGGGGCATGCGACGGCGCGTCGGCTTCGCGCGGGCGATCGCGCTGCAGCCGGAAGTGCTCCTGTTCGACGAGCCGACGACCGGCCTCGACCCCATCACGACGGACGTTCTCGCCCGCGTGATGATCGACCTGAGGGACCGGATGAACCCGACGATGGTGACGATCACCCACGACCTGAAGGTCGCGTTCGAGGTCGCCGAGAGAGTCGCGCTCCTCGATCGCGGAAAGATCCTGGTCGACCTCCCCCCGCGGGAGTTCGAGGCGTCGGACGACCCGCGCGTCAGGGCGTTCGTCCGGGGCGACGGGAGCGAGGACGGCGAGTCCTCGTTCCCCGAGGAGGCAACTGCATGA